The Crocosphaera sp. UHCC 0190 DNA segment TGCTTTGACGCTGAGTAATCGCTTTAGCAGCACCAAAACTCATGGGGCCAGCTAAATCTAAGAGTAAAATACGTCCATTAGCTTCTCTCATTAAGTGTCTTGCTTCTTGAGTCGCCAAAGCATCATCATCATGACTATCAACAGCTTTAACCCGATCTGCTTGAATATCAGCCAAACGTTGAATAGTTAAGATGTTAGCAACAAAAATCCCAATACCGACAGCGATAATTAAATCATAGAAGACGGTAAGCAACATCACCCCATACATGATGGCTGCGGCTTTCCAGGACAGATTATGAGCGCGTTTGAGGAATTTCCAGTCAATAATATCGATACCCACCTTAAAGGCAATACCCGCTAATACTGCTAAGGGAATACTTTGGGTTAAAGGGGCAGCCCACAAGACAACAATTAACAGAATAAAGGCACGGGTTAAACCAGATAGGGCGGTAGTTCCCCCAGCTTGAATATTAACAACGGTTCCCATGGTGGCACCCGCACCAGGTAGGCCCCCACATAAACCAGAGACTAAGTTACCAAGTCCTTGACCAATTAATTCTTTATCGGAGTTATGTTGAGTTTGGGTTAAACTATCGGCAATTACAGCCGTTAACAGGGCATCAATACACCCTAACATCCCTAACACTAAGCCATCAATAATCATGGTATTGACTTGCTCTAGGGTGAAGGTGGGCATGACTAAGGTAGGAAGTCCGGTGCTGAATTCAGGAATGGTTTTGATGCCACCACCAGAAAAGAAGACCAACGATAACACAGTACAACCAATTAAGGCTACTAATTGAGGGGGTACATATTTCTTGAGTTGGGCCGGCATCAAGAATAAAACCGCCACCGTTAACAGCCCTAATGTTACTTCTCCCATGTGACTACTAATATGAGTCAAGACATCGGGGGCATTTTTCAAAGCTGCAACGACACCACCTTTGGGGTTGCTTGCCCCCAATAATGGACCAAATTGCAGAATTACTAGAATTAGCCCAATACCCGACATAAAGCCAGAAATAACGGTATAGGGCATCAAGGTAATATATTTACCCAGTTTCAAGACCCCGAAGATGATTTGAAAAATACCTGCTAACATGACCACTGTAAAGGCCATGGCTAAGCCATTTTCAGGATCACTTGCCGTCATTTTGGTGACAATGGCGGTCATAACAACCGTCATGGGCCCCGTCGGTTCAGAAATCAGGGTCGGTGTTCCCCCAAATAAGGCAGCAAAGAAACCGACTAAAACTGCACCCCATAAACCGGCCGCTGGCCCAGCACCAGAGGCAACCCCGAAGGCGAGGGCCATGGGTAGAGCAATAACGGTGGCAGTGATCCCACCAAAAATATCGCCCCTGACATTTCTAAAGTGAATACGATTGGTTATCTGCATGATCAAATGTTAGTAAGTCCTAACCTGGGTTTAGTTGTCTATAATTTGATTTATCTGATTTAAAAGATGTCATCGATAGTGATGAGATCTTTTAACGGTCATTTAATAGACTAACTTCTATTATTTTTTGTAAAAGCATAGTCTAATTACTATCGAAAGTATATAACTAGCTATAGGGATTCGTCAACCCCTTTTATATTAAGGTTTTCTTATTGTTTGTTATAAATTTGATTATCAATTGCAATGACTAGGTAGAGGCGAACATCTGTTCGCCTCTACCCTGATTCGACAAAAAATTGAACTTATTGGCAAGGTCTATTTTTGAGGTCTTTGACATCCTCACGCGCCCTCCACTATCGCTCAAGGGCGGTGATTCCTCACCACGCCACTTTTTTAGGATTTTTTTCTGCGGGAAGCCAAACCACCTAAACCAGCGATCGCCAACAAACCTAATGTTGTGGAAGGTTCGGGGACAGAGGTAGAATCAGATACAACGGTTCCATCGGGTAAAGTACCAGAAAAACCGTTCAAAGAACCGAGTTGATTTTGGTTAATATTGGCATTGAGTAGATTAACATTGACGAAATTCCCACCCATTAAATTTGCTCCGTCAAAATTGGAATCAGTGAGATCCGTATCGGTAAACGAACTGTCTCCCAGATTAGCTCCAGAAAAATTACTTCCAGGAATATTACTGTTTATCACTTCAACAGAGATTAAACTAGTATTGGTAAAATCAGGAGGAGTCGGTTCGTTTGCGTTAGTCGTGAAAAGACTATTTATACTCAGTGGGTCAATAACAATACCTACTTCCAAAGTTGCATTATCAATACGGGCGTAGTCAATTATCGCATTAGAAAAGTTAGTTCCATTCAAGTTACTATCAGAAATCACAGCTAACAGTAGGTCAGATCCAGAAAAATTGGCATTAGTCAGGTTACTGCCAACATAGGCAGTGTTTCTAGCAACTGTATTAGAAAAGTTGGCATTGGTAAGATCGGCACGAGAAAAATTACTAAAGTTGACATTAGAATTAGCAAAGTTGGCTCCAGAGAGATCCGCTAGAATGTAACGCACCCCACCTAGTACACCATTATTAGAAAGGTTAGCGCCAGAAAGATTAGCTCGATCAAAGATAGCACCATTGATTATAGCCAAGCCCAGATCAATGACTTCGGCGCGATTTAAGACAGCAAAAGAAGCATCGGAAAAATTCGCTCCAGCTAGATTAGCACCTACGAAGTTGGAACCAGCTAAGTTAATCCCTGTGAAGTCATAACCAGGAAGGTTAAACCCAGAGAAGTCCATCTCGACTAGCTTCGCTCCTGTCAGATCATTGTTTAGGAAAAAATTCTCATTAATGTTGTCAAAGATAGGGCTAATAAAGAGTGCAGTTGGATCAGTTAGAACGGAAATAATATCAACATTAGATCCATTAAAAGTAGGACCGTTAAATACTGCATTCGTAAGGGTATTGTTAGAAAAATTAGTATTACTAAAATCACCAATCATAATTGAATCAGTGAAATTTGTATTGATGAAGGTCGATTGTTCAAACAGTCCAGTGGACTGGGCCTTAGTGAAGTTAGCGTTGGTAAAATTGGAGTTTATATAGATGGGAAAATCATCTATAACGTCCGAGAAATTAGCCCCTGTAAAGTCAGAATCAGAAACAAAATTTCCAGAAAATTGACGACCGGAAAAATCAGCCCCAGAAAGGTCACATCCTGAACAGAAACCAGTAGTTAAAAACGTTTGCAGGTCATTTTCATTAAAGGCTTGTACTTGGGCTGAACCCGCAAATCCTAAAAGGAAAGTAATCGCTGAAATAGTTCCTATCTTCCGTGAATTGAGATTGTTAAAAGAATTGAGCATGATGGTTAATCCTGAAAAAAACTAAATGTGTTGTAAAGCATTGCTCCGAGGCAGAAGAAGGATAAATTAGACTACCTTTTTAACTGTTGTAAATTGTTTGTCATATCCTCAATAGGCTGTTGCCCTTCGGTACTTAATACTTTTATCGTTATGTCTTTAGTTAACATCAGCTTGTTCAAGTCAACCATACGAATTGTTTGATCATCGTAGGTTTTCCAGTAAAAGCGTAGATTTTGAGGATCACGGGCTGTTGTTAGCATGGTATAGTCTGTCTCATGTTCTGCTATTGCCACTCCAACAGGAATATCAAAGTTGTTAAGAATGTGGAATACTTGTTCAATCCCCTTTTCAATCGTTGCTGAAGGGACTGCTGTTTGGCTGAAAACGGCAGCACGGACAAACCTTGCAGGTGGGGTAAAATCACCCGGCATACCTAACATTCCACTCCCTTGACCGAATTGTGAGAAGGTTTCACCAACGATGTCTATTGCTGGTACGTTGCGAGGATTTAGGGCAATATAGTTACGAAGATTCGTCATGTGCCAATCAAATGTGGGGGAATTTGTGATAACGCCGAGAGGGTTTTCATGAACGATGAGTTCACCCCCAACGGGTTCGATAACAATACTTTTTCCTGTTTGCTCATAAATCACATAGTGAAGCGTTAAGGGATCATGTTCAAGCACTTTTCCGTCTACTTCAGGAATTGATTTAATAATGGCAACTGCTTTATTTTTAATTGCATTTTTGACTTCTTCAACACTTTTAAAATTGGCTACAATCCACCCGGTGAAGTCATGAGGGGCAAGTCCTTTACTTTGATTTTCTGGAGATAATGTTTGATACTCTGCATAGGAGGGAAAGTAGAAGATTCCAGCAGCTAGTCCTTCTTCGTTGAGTCCATCAAAACAATTAACATCTTCAAATTTTATGTCGGGACCCATATCTTTTGCCCATGCTCCAACGAAGGCGTATTTAGACTCATAAGTCATTCCTTTCTGAGTTAGTCCATCACCTACTTTGCTGGTGAAAGTATTCCCTGCCGAAGCATAGACAATATCTGTATTGATTTTAATACCAAATTCAAGGGTTCGACCATGTACAATGGCTTTTGCTTCTTTGGTTTGGGGATTGGGATCAACTTTCAATCTTATTCCAGTACACATGAAATGAATACTCCATTGTTTTGTTCACACTGAAAACATATCACGATAAATATGGAGATTTCCGCCCAAAAAGTATTGATTTTGAGAGAAGACTTGCCTTTAAAGTATAGAAAGTCTAAAAAGTATGATCCCGATTGGTGATAAGATTAAAACTTACTCACTCCCTACTTTCTCTTGTTCTAGGAGACAAGTATTAAAAGAGGTTGGGGCATCTAAAATTTCAAATGGTAGTATGGTATGGATATAGAAGTTGCCATTAATCTAGTAGATAAGCTTGTTTTTCAAAAAAAAAATCAACATCTAAGTTGTCTTCAAATCAATTTATTACGAAGCGTTTGGTTCAATAAGTCTTACGAAGAACTAGCAGAAATTTGTTATTGTTCAGTTTCTAATATCAAGATGGTAGGCTCAGTATTTTGGACAGAATTATCGCAAATTTTGGGAGAAAAAGTGACTAAAAGAACAGTGCGGGCAATTTTAGAATCCTATCACCAAGATTTAAAACAGGGGAAGTTAAGAAGAACAACAATTAAGACGGGCAATAATAATAATAATAATAATAATAATAATTTACGCAAAACAGCTAATACCATAAAAACAATAAAATCTGAGGAAATACCTGATTCTTGGTTTGATTCTGAGATATTATTTCGACTGACTGAGAGATTAGATAATTCTTTAAAGACGATTTATACTAATTGTAATACGGATCTC contains these protein-coding regions:
- a CDS encoding SulP family inorganic anion transporter; the protein is MQITNRIHFRNVRGDIFGGITATVIALPMALAFGVASGAGPAAGLWGAVLVGFFAALFGGTPTLISEPTGPMTVVMTAIVTKMTASDPENGLAMAFTVVMLAGIFQIIFGVLKLGKYITLMPYTVISGFMSGIGLILVILQFGPLLGASNPKGGVVAALKNAPDVLTHISSHMGEVTLGLLTVAVLFLMPAQLKKYVPPQLVALIGCTVLSLVFFSGGGIKTIPEFSTGLPTLVMPTFTLEQVNTMIIDGLVLGMLGCIDALLTAVIADSLTQTQHNSDKELIGQGLGNLVSGLCGGLPGAGATMGTVVNIQAGGTTALSGLTRAFILLIVVLWAAPLTQSIPLAVLAGIAFKVGIDIIDWKFLKRAHNLSWKAAAIMYGVMLLTVFYDLIIAVGIGIFVANILTIQRLADIQADRVKAVDSHDDDALATQEARHLMREANGRILLLDLAGPMSFGAAKAITQRQSIVENYEMLIIDLTHVPLLGVTATLAIEKMVEDAYAKNLKVFIVGGEGKVKERLRKFDILDRVPQQNRVQTRVAALQLAVAQLKGYTLEQIQQEMGMDSSYVSTANDTDATNQTSSSDRNLK
- a CDS encoding pentapeptide repeat-containing protein, encoding MLNSFNNLNSRKIGTISAITFLLGFAGSAQVQAFNENDLQTFLTTGFCSGCDLSGADFSGRQFSGNFVSDSDFTGANFSDVIDDFPIYINSNFTNANFTKAQSTGLFEQSTFINTNFTDSIMIGDFSNTNFSNNTLTNAVFNGPTFNGSNVDIISVLTDPTALFISPIFDNINENFFLNNDLTGAKLVEMDFSGFNLPGYDFTGINLAGSNFVGANLAGANFSDASFAVLNRAEVIDLGLAIINGAIFDRANLSGANLSNNGVLGGVRYILADLSGANFANSNVNFSNFSRADLTNANFSNTVARNTAYVGSNLTNANFSGSDLLLAVISDSNLNGTNFSNAIIDYARIDNATLEVGIVIDPLSINSLFTTNANEPTPPDFTNTSLISVEVINSNIPGSNFSGANLGDSSFTDTDLTDSNFDGANLMGGNFVNVNLLNANINQNQLGSLNGFSGTLPDGTVVSDSTSVPEPSTTLGLLAIAGLGGLASRRKKS
- a CDS encoding choloylglycine hydrolase family protein, with protein sequence MKVDPNPQTKEAKAIVHGRTLEFGIKINTDIVYASAGNTFTSKVGDGLTQKGMTYESKYAFVGAWAKDMGPDIKFEDVNCFDGLNEEGLAAGIFYFPSYAEYQTLSPENQSKGLAPHDFTGWIVANFKSVEEVKNAIKNKAVAIIKSIPEVDGKVLEHDPLTLHYVIYEQTGKSIVIEPVGGELIVHENPLGVITNSPTFDWHMTNLRNYIALNPRNVPAIDIVGETFSQFGQGSGMLGMPGDFTPPARFVRAAVFSQTAVPSATIEKGIEQVFHILNNFDIPVGVAIAEHETDYTMLTTARDPQNLRFYWKTYDDQTIRMVDLNKLMLTKDITIKVLSTEGQQPIEDMTNNLQQLKR